CCCAGACAGCAgtggagaggagctgctctcaTTTTCCCATTTGCATTCCCAGAAGGTTTTGCCTCATTCAAGTCAGCTGGGGGAGAGAGGGCTGTAATCCAAGCCAAGCTCAGCCTGCTGGGTGTTGTAGTGCATCAGGTAGGGAATAGCAAACAGgttgatgccttgtgaaggctaACCTAGAACAGACACTAGagagagttaaagaataaagtaggtgCTTATTAGAAGGCCTCAgtggatacaccttgggcagtacaagagcccagccagggctacaccccagatgaaccaaaatggtcacaaaatggacaatTGGTCAAGGGGTCTCTTACTTTtgtaagttctgctccatttgcatattggagttaattgtccagttatAGCTTTAGGTTATaaagtcccatcctgcttgtttttctctcttcagtccatgTTGTTTttgctcctgggcctgagatttggataatttgtccttggtccccagctagagaaggaattgttttgtctacctagtctgtgaagagagctcaccatcccctaatatgaagctcagaactacacactaaaacagtacagaatctgaaaaatataaaagctaaaacctgagacATCAAGGTGGCCTCCAGAGTAAAAATCTGCTGGATAGTCACAGCCCCTGTGCAACATCCCAAATTCCCTACAGGTTCATGGAGAGGACCCCAGTCCAGCCGGCAGAGAGATGCATAAAGCCGAGTACACATGTGGAGTGTTAAGCTGGACTGAAGTAAAGCTCTTGAAACCTGCTACCTGCTcaagaattttctgttttagtCTCTCTTTGTTATCTTGCTTACACTTCTTTCCAGGGCaagaaaataatggagaaaatCTGCAGCTCTGGTTGGAGGGTTCCATAGTCATCCAAGCATATGGAGACACTTTGTGTGTCTGGGAGTGAAGCAGATGCTCATTTCTGAGTTGGTTTTGGAGATATTGTTGCAATGCAAAAAATAGTTGCCAACAATTCTTTCATGGATCAGCATTTGCCATTACAGGAGAATTGATCAGAAATTAAATacctgctctgaagagatgacaaaacGCAGTCCATCGTCACTGTGTGtgccttccctttcctccttaGCCATTAcccatttcttctgctgctgccatcacaGAGTTCATTTTTCATGTCTCAGCTACATGTGTTGCATGTGCCTCAGGTTTGCATATAAGCACCTATAATTCAGGATCTTATGGTTAATATGCAAACCTGATTAACTCTCAGTAAACACTGCTGACTTGTTTTTCATGTGGGCTCTGAAAACAGGGAATACATGGAAGTCTTATACTACTGATatatatttctctgtgtgtgtgacctcCAGTTAAAAGCCCTACCATCCAATTATAACCTTTCTGTTATTCCCCATGCCTTTTGAAACAGCCTCTAGCTGTGACACTGTGATAAATAGAAgcaaaacagttaaaaatgcaTGATGAGTATTCTGCCATATTAGATAACATGGCCACGTTCATCACCCACTAATGCTGCCAGTTCACAGCTTTGCCAGTGCAGTCTCCCTCCCATGTCTGATTTGGAcaatttaaaaggatttttggCTACACTTcacctttcttccttttcaccTTTGTTTTTTACCTTTATTCATCTGCATTACAGCATGGATTGGATGTAGCTCATGTTTCCCAGCTTTCCTAAGCTGTAATTCACTAAGAAGCCAAGCTGGAAAACAGTTGGGGAGGTTTATAAACACTATTTTAGTGGAAAGCAGATACCCAAGTCCCTTGTTCTCTCTGAGGCCTCTGCTGCACTGTTAGAAGCTGTCACCCTTCCCTTTGTGCCATCAATTTATCCACAGCTTGTGCTCACCATCCTTTGCCACTGTGAGAGTGGAAGAATTCTGCTCCCTCGATGGCTACACCCTTTCTGGGCTCAGAAAAGTTCACCAGCCTGGTTCTTCTCTGTTTGTCAGTGGAACCCAGGCCTGTCACCATTTCAGTTTTGCAGCATTATAATTATAGCAGTGGACAGAACACCTGGTTTTTACCACTGGAGCTGCCCCACTGTGAGTGCAGGGCCAGCTGGGGTGAGGTGTCTCCCACAAGGTGCTGCAGGTATCTGCCAGTTCTGCTGCCTGAGCTCTGTGGGCATGAGTCAGCTCTGGTCCAGGAGCCATCTGGCTGAGAGCGCCGTGCTGAGCTCATCAGGCTGCTCCCGGGAAAGGTTTCTTCACTCAGGCAGAACATTCACAGCACCTTGGCACTTCATCTGTGTGCTGCCAGGAGAGAGGTGGAAAGTGGCCATGCTCATACCTCCAAGGAGCTTTGTCTGCATTTCTTCACGCCCTCCCAAATGGAGAACGAGCTGTAAAGCTGTAGATGCTGGACAGAGGGGTGACTCAGTCCAATGTTGGGAGAGTGTGCTGTGGTACTGTATCAGGGCAGACAGCAGTCCTGAGCTCTTGTTATCCTGGCCAACCACATTCATGAAATGGAGCCTATTTTAGTCACTTGCCCACTGCAGGCTCAGAAGCAGAGACCACAACAGCTCACTGGCTTCGACCGCACTGGAATGATGATCCCTGACCCTTCCAGGCAATGTTGCCTTAGTAATTTGGGGTCACCCAGTTTTCTCTTGTCAGCCAGTGCCACATCAAAGCAACACAGCTGATGCACGTGCTCAGGCACAgatcttctttccttctctcactCCGGAAGTGCTCTGGGAGTCCTCCTGAGTGCTCACCCTTTGGCTCTTCCCACAAAACTTTTACCTTTAGTCCCTGAACACAGAGTCTGGCACAGCATCGCTGGGGGCTGGAGCTGGCCATGCTCTTCCCTAAGGTTCCACAGCAGGTGGTCAGTTTTCCTTTGGAAGGAGGGCATTCACAAAGGGCCATGTTAAGCCCTGTCCATCATATATATACGGTGGCTCTGCCCTTACCTGGGGGAAGGTGAATTCTTGGAGCTCTCTTACAAGTGGTAATTGCTGGGAATGAGGCAAATTGTAACTTTAGAGTGTGGATTTTCCTGGCCTCCCAACCTGCTAACATACAAAGTTGCAGATAGCTGTGGTTTTGCTTAGACTTTACCGCACTATCGAGTGCAGGAACGCTTTTTACTGCACTGGGCTGTGGCCTGTGGGTAATGTAAGGGAAGAACTTGCCTGCAGGTGAGGGGCCTGCTCTCACTGGCCTGTCTGAAACACCCTGTGCCTGCATCCACTGCTGCATCTACTCCGTGGTGGTGTGGGGGTGATGTTTAAGCCAAGCACTGTGTTCTCCAGCCGCAGGTATGACACAGGTCAGCCACAGGCACACTCTTCACCCCAGTCCATGTCAGCCTCTCCACTGAGGGTTGTGCTCTTGCACCCACACTCTCCAATTACCCCTGAGCAAAGCACTCCTTCCCCTCACCTTGCTCTGTTACATACCCAGCAGATCTGTGTGTCCATATGTTTGCTCGGATCAAGAGCGCTCTGGATCTCACTACCCATAATGTTCTTCCTACTTTTGGCATTGATGGACATAGCTCAAAACGGCTGTACTGCAAAGCAGGCAACCCCCAAAATGCTGTGACAATGACAGCGAGGCCTCTGCAGACTCAGCATATAAAATGGGTCACTAGCGGGGGCATTTCACTCACACAATTCCATGTGCTcgcctttctttttccttgcccTTGAAGGTATTTGCATGTAAACAAGTAAAACTAAGAAAAGGGGTAACAAAGTGACAGTGAGGAACggtgaggggaaaggaaagtgTCCCACAGTCCTGCTCTGGAGACTTCATCCTCACAGCTCCTGCCGGCTGGCTACCCAGAGCTCTgatcctggtgctgctgcagaaataaaGGCCTATTGAGAAGTCTGGCTCCAAATTAGCATTTGAATTCCCTTGTCAGATGGGCAGGAGGTGGGCGCTAGTCTCGGTTGCTCAGCGCTGATACACAAAGGTGGCTTTACAAGGTCCTCATTTTTCTGAAGGCAAGAAATGCATTGCTCAGACTGTggatactttcttttttttttttttttttttttttttctttctctctcccattCTTCtccatttcacccctttcctggGTCAGGCTGAGCCACAGATAGACACGTCTGGGTATTGTTAGCCCTGTCTGACCtacttctctccctcccctcgGCCCCGTGTTATGGATGCTGGTGCTATGGAAACCTGCTTGACATGCCAATGCCAGAAAGCCGGGGCCACCAGCTGTATCCTCCTTTCCCGGCCCCACGGGAGTTTCCCTCCCAAACACCTCCCCAAAGAAAGTTAGCAGCCCTGCTTCCCGGGGAAATTCAAGGGTGTCCTCCATCCGTCCCACCAAGCCGCGCTCCGGCGGGACTGGGGTGCTCTTCCGTGGGCTTGGGGGTGCTGTTCTTCCTCATGCCAGAGCACAATATTTCGGTCTGGTGGCCACTTGTAAAGCCGCCGCTGCCCGCACCAGCACGTATCCGGCACGGGCCAGCACGTCACGGATAGGGAAGTACACGTGGGTGTCCTTGAAATTTTCAAGAATATAAGCTACAAACTTCTGCACCTTGCTCCAAAAACCTTCCAGGAACCTGGCTGGGATCCTGGGAACGGGGCGGTGGCAACACGGCGGTGGCAACACCTGCGTTCCGGCGGTGCCTGCGGCAGgtggcagctgctctgtccGGGGACAGAGCTCTCTGCACTGCCACCGTCACTCGCGTGGAACCCGCCCCGCCGGGGACAGAGGCTTGTTTACAAGTTCAGCCTCTGTATCTCTTGTGATAAAAAAAGTTCTCGCTGGTTCTGCGGGTTTCCTTTGCTCTCTGCTGGCCTCCCCTCTGGCTGCCTGCTTATCCTGGGACCCTGTGGCATTATCAGAGTGGATTTGCTTACAAATACAGCACGCCAAACGCTTTTTCTCCCCGCTGCTGGCAATGAACTGGCAGCCGTAAGGGGAGGAAGCAGGAAGGAGCGCTGTAGTCCGCAGAGCGCTTTGCTTTATGCCTATCGTGAGCGTCCCCAGGAGATTCTGCGAGGCTCCGGGACTCCCCTACCCAATACCTTTAAGCCAGAGCCTGGCCCAGCACGGATCAAACTCGAAGCAGGCAGATTCGTGGATGAGTGCCAGAGGCCGTGGCTGTGCCGGCTGCCTGGTGAGCGCTGCCCCGGGCACTCTCGGGGCGCAGCCAGCGGTGCCGGGGCACGGGCGGGGGGCCCGGGGCCGTCGGTGGTCGCTGCCCTCGGACACCCCcggggccccgccgcccccgccccacCCTCGCTCAGCCGCGGGCCACCAGCGCCCTCTCCCGACGGCGGGGAGAagcggcgggggccggggcgggcaCAAATCCcggggggagaggggacagcaaTCTCGGGGGGAACAGGGGAATCTCGACGGGAGCGGGGCTGACGGCCTAGGCCTGGCCCCCATGGCGGGGGCAGCGGTGGGACCCTCCCTCTCAGCGCTGGACCAGAGCCCACGGGAGCGCAGCAATGCCGCTGGCGGCTGGATCACCTTTAAAGTGATGCTCACGGGGTGGCTTTCACACCTGAGGGACGGTGACCCGGGGTGGCAGGTGCAGCCCCCCCAGcacaccctgtgccagcccagcgGGCCCTCAGCACTTCTGCAGCAGGTTCAGGTGGGCAAACTGATGCCATACAGCACCAGCACAACGTACTGGGCAGCAGTATAATGAATTGAGTAAATCCCAAAATCATCGACTGTTTGAACCATCGATTGGTGTAAAGTGGTTTTCTTTGACTGATGAAGCAGCAGAGCAATGACAGCAGCCGTGCTGGACAGAAGCAGCTTCCCTTCTGCTCAGGGCACCTGAAATGGCCCCTCTGACAGGGGTTTGAAGGGCTGATGATGTGCCCGTCAGATTTTCTGTGGCAGAACTGGTGATGGCAGCCACCAAGGCCAGAGCCTGACTGCGCCGTGCCAGGATTTTTAATGGTCTTCTGTGCATCCAAGGGGAGAAGCCGGCTACAATCTCATTGCTGAATCATTAATTTCCCTCCTCTGAGTCATCCTGCGGCCCTGTCACACACCGAGCGGACACAAGTGGGGCTGAGGGGGGCAGTGGCTCCAGGTTGATACAGCGAGTTTAGAAAACTGGTTGTAGGATAAAAGACAGAGATTGTGTCTATGGAACCAATGACTTGGAACCCACTTGGACTAACCACAGAAAACAGAGTTTTGATGCAGAGTCAAGACCTGcaccagcagctggggctggtcCTTCTGCATTAACTCTCTGGGAGGTGACTGGTTATACTGGTAAAAAGCTGAGGACTGGGGAACAACTTCAGGAGATGGTAGGACCTGTTAATGCAAAGACTAAGTGAAATCTCACTGTGAAATCTGTTCCTCCCTGATCTTGCTAAGGCACAGGCGGGGTAAAACTCTTCTGAAATGTGTTACCAAAGATGCCAGGAGAAAAAGTTATTGTTTATCTTGCTGTGACACCTGAGGATTTTGGTGAAGATGGGGCCCTGCTGCACTGAAAGCTTTGCAGAGAAATATATTGTacagttatttttgtttggctttaaGCCTTACCCTGCAGCATTTGCCAGTTTCAATGCAGCAGCATGACTCCAAGGCAGGAGAGCCTGAAAGGGAAATCAGGTGGGGGCTTTGCTGGAGAAGCCAATTTAAAATgcatggaaggaaaagaaacaatgtaaaaaattaatcatttcCTCCAAAAAGCCCCTGCCTGTTGTTCTTACAGTCCAGATATGCCTACTgccaggaaaaggaagggacaGCAGTGGATTTTACAATGTGGTTGGACTGGCATCATGCTCATGCAATTATTTTCAGTCTCTGGGTTTGGTGTGAATTCCCCCCATGATGACACACGGAGCACTGCTGGCATTTCCTGTGGCACTAACATGAGGGCACCAGTGGCCAAAAGCATCAGTATTGTGCATACTGGACTCATGAAAATTCAGCCCCTCCTGATGCAGGAGGGACCTGAGCACTGGGAAAAACACTTTTTGGTGCTGAGTGGCTCAGTACCCAATCAGTACCCAATTTTTGGAAATGCTGAGTTCAACATCTCCAAAAATCAGCTTCTCCCTCCTCAGAGCTCTCCTCCCATGACACACTGGATTGCAGGCTTTGTTGGATTCCATGTCAGGGAAACAAAGGCAGCCACCTTGCACTCACACACTCATGTTTTTGTTCTCTGCTAGCTGCAGACTCACAAAGAgacacccagcacagcaagTTCAGTGACCTTTTATTTCTGCCTGTTGTCACTGGGCTGAGTTTGAAGTGGCGCACACAGCAATGGTGATGAGTTTTCAGAGTCTGATTTACAGCAGTGGCTGATAACCAGCATGAAGGCACCAACAGACTTTTGCACAACATGTTGGTGGCTACTCCAGTTTATCCCTCACCTCTTTTGTTATGTCTCAGCCCACATCTGGTTCCAAACAAATGCCTTTCTTAGGTGTGGGCTTGGAAAACTGGCATGAATCTGTGCctgggctgagggcagagctgctgcataATGGGGAACACATGGCACTTCCCTTTGGCAACTCACTGGGAAACTCAGACTGAGAAGAGTTTGCTTTTATATGTCCTTGTCTGGGGTTGTTGTTTCTGCATCAGACACAATGGAGCCGCCAGATGTGGAGCACTTGTCACACAAAGTGCCATGGGGGAAAAATATCTCCTAAactgctcagcagctcctgccagtgcTGGATAGTGAGGAAGGAGGTGTTAAAAGCTCGGGTGAGGGTGGATTTCTCATTGAGGGCTGTTGAGTTGCAGCCAGTCTGTTtaggcaggcaggagggagcaggactCAAAGATGAGGACAATGATGAAGCACAGAGGAGTGGGTCATGCTGTGAGAAGCTGGAGGACGTTCAGCCCCACATAgtgagagaggaagaaatgcagGATGCCCAGGGCTGACACTGCAATGAGAATCCAGAGAACTCCAGCGCTGAAGTATATCGGGGTGAGTCTGGTGGGAGAGAGGCAGCTGCTGACATCGATCTTCCTGCCTGGGAACAgccccttcctccctgcagaaGTGGGTTGAAAGGcagtccctggctgtcccctgcccccTGCGTGGAGTCCCATGCCCTGCTTCCACCTCAAGGgagcaaacacacacacccaAAAGGGcttggggcagctccagccttgcCCAGTATCTGTGttgctgccccagccctgtaTCCACGTTCACGTTATGCCTCGGAGACAAGGCTGAGTCATGCAGGAGCCCCAGAGCACTCAAGTGTCTTGAGCTCTCCCAAAGTACATTATGTTTCCAAAAACAACTGCCCAGGGGTTACCGTGTAGtccctgagtgctgctgtgcgTGAGTGTGTGTAACTGTGTGAGTCTGTGTGTGTAACTGTGTAACTGTGAGTGTGTAACTGTGTGAGTCTGTGTGTGTAACTGTGTAACTGTGTGAGTCTGTGTGTGTAACTGTGTGTGTAACTGTGTGAGTGTGTACCTGTGTAACTGTGTGAGTCTGTGTGTGTAACTGTGtaactgtgtgtgtgtgtaactgTGTGTAACTGTGTGTGTAACTGTGTGTAACTGTGTGAGTCTGTGTGTGTAACTGTGTGTAACTGTGTGAGTGTGTAACTGTGTAACTGTGTGAGTCTGTGTGTGTAACTGTGTGTGTAACTGTGTGTGTACCTGTGTAACTGTGTGAGTCTGTGTTTGTAACTATGTGTAACTGTGTGTAACTGTGTGAGtctgtgtttgtctgtgtgtgagtgtgcaAGAGTGTGTAAGAATCTGCAAGAGTATGTGTATAAGAGTGTGCAAGAGTGTGTAGCTGTGTGTAAGAGCATGCaagagtgtgtgtgagtgtgtttACCTTTCTGAGGATGATGCCTTGTATCCCATAAAGTAGCAGTAGCGGGCGTAGAGATAGAGCAGACCCAAGGCTGCAGCCAGACCTGTGTTTAGGAGAGATCACAGTGACCATCTCCAAAGGCTTTTTGGAGCTACTTGGAACCAGGGAGGTAGCCCAAAGTTAAGGAATAGACACTCTGTGTCATCTGGCTCTACCCTCCCATCAGAGACAGAATTACTGTTTAATTTGTTGTTCGGAAGTTAAGCAGGACCTGAGGACTGAGGCAGCACGCAGGGGAACAGATCCAGTGACTAACCAGGTAATGGGATATTCTCACCTTGATGGAAGAAGAGTCCAGCCTGCCACAGAACTGCcaggaagaggggaaaatacTCAGAGGAGTTCACCCTGGCAGGAAAGAGAAAGGTCATAAActagggaaaggaaggaagctCTTCTTCTTTTGCTTCCTCTAGCAGTTTCCAGACACTCAAGGCTTTTGCTTTTTAGAATTAATCTTGTCATAAAAAGCCTCCAGGCTCCAGTTCCTGTCCCAGACttattcacagaaattaaacaatGGAAAGAACAGGGTCTCCAGGTTACAAGAAATTAAGTAAAAGATTCCCAGGTCAGATTGTGCACAGAAAGGCTCCATGAACCACTCCTACCACTGCTTCCCAAGTGCTACAGCTCAAACCCTGCTGTCAATGCCCCAAAGCCCCAAGCTGTAGGGAAGGTCTGTCCCTCAAGTACGtgaggccagagcagcctggctttGTGCAGGAGTTGGAGGGAGCACATAACTGTTGGAATTGTTTGTATGCCATGCCCTGTCCTCCCAAAGGCACTGTTGCACCAAAAGATGATGGATGAAGCTGAGTCTAGGCAAGTGAAGGAGCAAAGAAGGAGATGGCTGAGGGCATGCAGCTCAAGCTATTcagttactttttttcccagtggtcAGCTACAACAACATGAAagctcctccctccccactgcAGCCTTAGTGCAGAAGTCACAGCAGACATGCTGGGTTATCCTCATCCCAGCACCAGCTGAGATTTCTCTGGGAACTTGTCCTTCCCAGTGAGTGAGAttcagagcagggctgaagCTGCCTGTGGTTTGGTACCACTTGGATAAAACCAGTCTAAGTCTCAGGCACCAAAGGTTATGTCTTTAAGAGCCCTTCACTGTACAGCAGAGATTCCTGTGTGGTTTCTATCAGCAATGGCTGGTTTAGGATTCAAAAGCCAACCTAATCCTAATGTTGACTCTTCAACCCATTGATTAACCTCAAGGAAGGTAATTGCTTAATTACAGTTCCAGGAAAGGAATAGCAAAGCAGGGGAAAGGCAGTGTGGTTACATGAGATCTGACAAACATCAACTAAGAGGAGTTTCTTACTGTGCTCGAAAGATCCTTTCAAATTCAGGAGGGCCT
This is a stretch of genomic DNA from Vidua chalybeata isolate OUT-0048 chromosome 15, bVidCha1 merged haplotype, whole genome shotgun sequence. It encodes these proteins:
- the LOC128795649 gene encoding leukotriene C4 synthase-like isoform X1 — translated: MLDQIHWLAAVTVLGVLEQAYFFLQVIYARRLFGISPPKTSGPPEFERIFRAQVNSSEYFPLFLAVLWQAGLFFHQGLAAALGLLYLYARYCYFMGYKASSSEREEGAVPRQEDRCQQLPLSHQTHPDILQRWSSLDSHCSVSPGHPAFLPLSLCGAERPPASHSMTHSSVLHHCPHL
- the LOC128795649 gene encoding leukotriene C4 synthase-like isoform X2, which gives rise to MLDQIHWLAAVTVLGVLEQAYFFLQVIYARRLFGISPPKTSGPPEFERIFRAQVNSSEYFPLFLAVLWQAGLFFHQGLAAALGLLYLYARYCYFMGYKASSSERLTPIYFSAGVLWILIAVSALGILHFFLSHYVGLNVLQLLTA